A region of Paraburkholderia largidicola DNA encodes the following proteins:
- a CDS encoding dodecin: MSDHVYKQIELTGSSTKSSDDAIRCAIEKAGKTLRNLHWFQVTETRGHIEDNKVSHWQVTLKVGLRIDD, from the coding sequence ATGAGCGACCATGTGTACAAGCAAATCGAGCTAACGGGTTCGTCAACGAAGTCGAGCGATGATGCGATCCGGTGCGCGATCGAAAAAGCCGGTAAAACGCTGCGCAACCTGCACTGGTTCCAGGTCACCGAAACGCGCGGTCACATCGAAGACAACAAGGTCTCGCACTGGCAGGTGACGCTAAAGGTGGGATTGCGCATCGACGATTGA